AGGTTCTTAGGTGCCGCAAACGAGGATGCCAACAAGTTTCTAGTTAGTTTCTAGGAGAGGTTGCATCACCTCGGATTAGCTAAGTCACTAGGGGTTAATTACACTACTTTCCAGCTGGAAGGACCAGCAAAGCAGTGTTGGAGTTCCTATCTTAGCTGCAAACCTGCGGGATCACCATTGATAAAATAGACCCAGTTCTCTGaggctttcttggagaagtatgtaccccGTAGTTTGAGGGAGAGGTTGAGAGATGAGTTTACAGCGGTGGCGTAGGGATCGATGACAGTCACAAAGTATGAGTCTCTAATCCATAAGCACTCTAAGTATGCTACCATGATTATGACGAAAGAGAAGGAGCGGGTACGCTGGTTTGTCAAAGGGCTATTTATTCCTTTGAGGTTGGCTATAGAGAAGATAGTTGTATCGGAGGCTGTTTGTTCTTGAAAAAGGTAGATCATGCCTTTACTATTAAGGCTATACTTCGTGAGACCTACAGAGGTAGGGACAAGAGGCCTCACCGCTAAGGTAGTTTTAGTGAACGCCAGTCACATGGCAGTATCTACCTAATAGACCGGTTCAGGCAATCTTACAACTTACCCACGATGGATCAGCAGCTGCCGGCGATCAGAGAGACCAGACTTTGGGTCAGTCTTATCGGGGCTATATTTCTGGGTATTCAGGCCATAGTGGCTATTTAGGTTCAACTGGGACATCTTAGGAAGGTTGATTGAGAGGATCGTGCTATGAGTGCGGTGTGATAGGCTACTTTTCAAGGGAGTGCCCTACTATAAGAAATTGCAGATGCCAGAGTCAGTAGGCTCTACCGAGTCAGCAAGTTTAGGCCCCAAGGGCCTCAATTCAGCCGCCCAAAGATAGTGTATAGGTGGTAAAGGTGGACGCATTAACATGTATATTTTTCCAGGTAGGCTAGAGGAGGAGACGTTGAATGTCGTTATTACATGTACGATCTTTGTCTCTCATCAACCTGcctataatttatttgatctgggGTCCACTGACTCATATGTGTCTGCTCGTTATGCTACTCGATGGGATATTTTATGTAAGCCATTGCATGTGCCTATGTCTGTAACTACCCctgtaggtgattctttagtagtggatcaagtgTATCAATCTTGTATGGTGAATGTCatggggtatgatactagagaggacttgattgtgctagatatggtagactttgacttgattctaggcatggattggttgtctacCCACCATACGGTTTTGGATTTCTTCTCCAACACCGTTACCTAGTGTATGCATGGTATTCCTCCGGTTGTGTAGGTAGATATAGTTAGTCATGTACCGTGTGGTGTGATATCTTCCCTCAGGGCCCAGCGGTTAGTGGGAAAGGGGTGTCTAGCCTATTTTGCTTATGTCTATGACACTAGTGCTGACACTCCTTCTATTGATTCTGTTTCAGTGGTCTGAGAGATCCCTGATGTATTTTTCACTAATCTACCTAGTCTTTGTCTTGAGCGTGATATTGATTTCAGTATTGATATTGAGTCGGGTACACAACCAATCTTTATTCCACCATATCAGATAGCTCTATTTGAGTTAAGAGAGCTTAAGGTGCAGCTCCAggacctcttgagtaaggggtttatcaggCCAGTGTGTCTCCCTGGGGTGATCTTGTTCTTTTCGTGAAcaagaaggatggtaccttgTATATGTGTATTTATTATAGGCAcctaaataaggtcaccatcaagaataggtatCCAATGCCgtggattgatgacttatttgaccaactcAAAGGGGCAgtagtgttctctaagatagacttgaggctAGGGTATCACTAGTTGAGGAGTAGGGAGTCAGATATTCCTTAGACTACTTTCAAGACTTGATACGGGCACtttgagttcttagtcatgtcttttgggttgactaatactCCCGCAACATTTATGGTTTTGATAAACCGTGTGTTCCGGCCCTAATTGAATTCctttgtcattgtattcattaatGACATTCTATCTACTCTATGAGCACAGATCAGTATGAGCAACACCTAAGGATAGTGCTTCAGACCTTGCGGGATCAAttgttgtatgccaaattcactaagtgtgaattttggctagaGTCTATGGAATTCCTagggcatgtggtgtccaatGATGGGATTATGGTAGTTCTGATGAAGATAGCGACAATTCGTGATTGGGCTAGGACAACTTCTCTAATTGTGGTTCTTAGTTTCACTGGGTTGGAAGGATATTACAGACAATTTATAGagggtttctcttctattgcagcgcCATTGATCAGATTGactcaaaaaaaattcctttctAGTGGTCTGAATAGTGTGAGGCGTGCTTCCTGAAACTCAAAGACTTGTTGACTTCAACTCTGATTCTTACTCTTCTTGTCTAGGACTAGTGATTTACAGTGTAGTATGATGTTTTAGGTGTTGGCTTGGGTTGCGTTCTGATGTAGTAGGGTAGAATTATTGTATATGCTTCTAGGCAGCGCATAGCGGAACTACCCCACACATAATTTAGAGTTGACGGCGGTAGTCTTCGCATTAAAGATTTGGAGGTATTACTTGTATGGAGACCATTCTGAGATCTACATTTACCACCGTAGTCTTCAGTACATATTCAGCcagaaagaccttaatttgagaaagTCAGGTGGTTGGAATTGCTTAAAGACTATGACGTTACTATTCTCTATCACCCGAGCAAGGAAAATGTAGTAGCAGTTGCTTTCAACATAAAGGCGGTGAGTATAGAGAGATTGACATTCTTATCAGTTAAGGAGAAACCTTTAGCTTCAAACATTCAGTCCTTAGGTAACAGATGATTCGTCTGGATATTTTTGATCTTGGCAGGGTACTTTCTTATGTATAAGTCAGGTATTCCTTGATAGAGAATATTTGGGCATAGTAGTTTAAGGACCCAAAACTGAGGGTAATTCATGATAAGGTACTCAGTGGGGAGGCTAGAAAGGCGACCTTAGATCCAGAgggcattttgaggattgagggtcaTATTTATGTTCCCAAAGTTGGAGATCTAGTCAGGCTCATCCTTGAGAAGGCCCGTTGTTTCAGATATTCTATTTATCCTGGTACAGTAAAGATGTATTGCGACCTACAGAAGTATTACTAGTCGTGTGGGATGAAGCAAGACATTGCATCTTTTGTGGCTGGGTGCTTGAACTATCAGCGGGTCAAGTTCAAGCATTAGAGGCCAGGTGGTTTGACCCAGCGACTAACAAttctagagtggaagtgggagcggatAGCTATGGAATTTGTAATCGGTTTACCACGTACCTCTTGAGGTTtcgattctatttgggtcatcgtagatcaattgaccaagtctgcTTACCTTTTACCAACCATGACTACCTATACTTTATAGAAGTTGGCTCAAATTTACATTTGAGAGGTGGTCCGATTGCATGGGGTGATAGTATCTATCATTTAAGATAGTGGTACTTAGTTCACTTTGCATTTCTAGGCTCTATATAGAGAGAGTTGGGTACCCGTGTCGATCTCCACATAGCTTTCCACCCAAACCAATAGTCAATTAGAGAGGACCATTCAGGTCTTAGAGGACATGCTACGgacctgtgttattgattttagggGTTAGTGGGATCAGTCCttggctttggcagagtttgcatataataatagctaccattcaagCATCAAGACGGCACCTTTTGAGgaattgtatggtaggagatgtcgtTCCCAATGGGCTGGTTTGATGcctttgaggttaggccttggggCACCGATTTGCTGCGTGAGTCGATGGACAAAGTTTGTATGATTCAGGAGAGGATCCGTACTACCTGGAGTAGGTACAAGAGTTATGCTAATCGAAGGGTGTggcctttggagtttatggttaaAGATCGGGTATTCCTGCGAGTGTATcctatgaagggcgtgatgagattagGGAGGAGGGGTTAGCTTAGCCCCAAATTTATTGGCCTTTTTGAGATCTTCAAATGGGTATGAGAGGTACCTTATGAGCACTTTCAGGTGTTCACCCTATGTTCTATGTTTCTATGCTGCGACAGTACATCCCAGATGAGTCTAACGTGCTTTTATGGTATTCAGATCAGTTTGATGAGTCCTTGGCCTTTGAGGATGAGCCTGTAACTATTTTGGATAGCCAGGTTATAAAtttgaggtctaaggagattccatcGATGAAAGTCTAGTGGAGGCTTCGTTCggtcgaggaggctacttgggagactgagcaGGACATGCGGACCCTATATCCTTATCTTTTTGAGCCACCAGGTACCTTTCTTCCCTGACTTTCGAGGActaaagtccttttagtagatgatattgtaatgacctccaaggtcatttttgtacatttacatgtttttaccattttacccctttctGTAGCTgttttatagctcttatgtggTGTTGGGATGGGTGTCACGCTCCCCAAGATGTTTAGTTAagtttgaggtggtttggccattttggaggcttaaggtttgaaagagttgactttagtcaacaccCAGAGATTTAGGtgtcgtatgagaattctgatggttctatCAGCTCTGAAAGgttcattttggtctagaagaaaggTTGGTTTGGGATTTAAAGTCTTagttttgagtttgtgcgattTGTTGTTTTAACTTTATAGTTTTGGcaaagtttgacttcggtcaatattTAAGTaaatgcactcggatgaaaattctgtcagtatggttagctctagaatgtgagtttggtctagaacgacctttggttCGGTTCTCGGGGAGCTCAGAAAGAGTTTTAGGTTGTTTGTGTGTTATGATATACtttctttggaaagtgttgactttgttcaacattCAAATGAAACGACCTCCGTTGGAAAATCTATCGATTCCATGTAGTCCGGAATATCATTTCTGGTTAGGTAGCATAGTCTGTTTGCGTTCGcggggttccaaatgaattttgaaCCCCCGTAAGAGAAAATCTCAATTCTTCAAAGTTCAGCACCAGTTGAATTCCTGGTGCGGGAACTTTAAATCTCAATTCTGCATAGTCTGTATACAGTGTTGTTTCCCCTGCACATACTATATATCATTGcgtatacactgtatacagtgtatataacaTTATTTCTTTACATCAAATTGTATacacactgtatatcagtgtatacgacACTGTTTTCCGCTTGTATTTTGTGTATACAAcctaatatcaatattcaaattatggatattacctttttttccatgtatcaattttTAGTCATTTGATCAAGATGataggagactcaaaactcaacgatatgcaaggATGAAGTCCAAAAGAttgactcgaattgatatcacatgcatcaaaaataaaattatataagcaTTTACTCAGTTTAAACTAActcaaggaatatatcattgtATTTTGAGTTATTAAATTGATGGGCACCCTaaaagtgactaacaacatgctaactagctcaattttaaagaaagaatcaaatcaattatACCATGAAGGTTCTAACTAAATataacttaagcatattttattatctacattatgttaaaagaagattttgaaaacatgaaaacctATATTGTCAAggaaaactacttgaaaaaaataatgaacaaaactaagtgttTTCATTagataatcctaacacatgctaactataaggaaTTTCTATCACTAATCTAGCTATTCTTAATACATACTAACTAAGAAAAACAAGACTACAAATCAGCTaactataaaacatgaaataatatgaaataattaaataaaataaagctaaaaaaagattttaccttTTTTCGGACAGCGAGACTGAAGACAATGAGTGGAAGACGatttcaccaccacccaagagcttgacggAGCTCGACGGagctccaatctacaaaaagaaaaattaaaaatttagactcaaaccttcgtgggttcgatgttctaagaacactgttcttagcctaaattttgactctaatctcctattttccttgaagaaaaatatagattgaaagttagaaattttcacaacttttatgctagggacaagagtccaaaatcctaatcaagttaagaaaatttctaactttagAATGGTTAAAAAAACCTCTCACCTCTTCCTCTCTTAacaagaatatgagcctttatgtaGGCTTCAAAAACCCCAAATCCCTCAaggattttcgatgtgggagaataggatttttctttttttttttttagaaaaaactaaaaaaattcaaaaatgcaaaatataattaaactaacctaactaacattgtttagtaaaaaaattaaaatctttttgagatgatttttgaataactacataaataataatcaaagatatagctatatagaaatatgtacattatactaaaatttataaaaagataaaaatagtgaagaataacatgaaaatattttatttttttataaaagctaattatttcaaaatgttcaaaatttaaagaaatttgaCAGCTAATATGCGTTGTAGATGGTCAAAATTTggtgtcaacagctgtcccttTTTTTGAGTAGGGTCGATGAAAGAGATTCTGGGCAAAGAAAATTAACAAATCAAATTTTGACCGGCCATATCTTCTGCTTTCCAAAAGGAGGTTTGGCACGATTAGAGAAACCGGAATTCTTAAGAAtgagatgaggaagtttgttggagTACAGTCGAGTTTTCTATATCGAACTCGCCTACATATCCTTAAACTTAGGAATCAGACTGCTTGTAGTTCGACTCGGTCGGTTGAAAAGGAAATCTCTTATGCTAAGATAACCTTCGGTTGTGAGGAGTGACAAATGAATCGAGTATGAAAAAGAGGTTTGCAACCTCTTAGCCATGAATGTGGCTAGCTTCACACCCATAATTAAGAACTTACAAGGACATAATTTCCATAGTTCTCGTCGCATTGTCACTCGGATTGAAAAATTGCTTATGGTGAGAGTCGAATTTTTTCGGATGCGAAATAGAAACTGATAAACCTCAAAGAAATATCTGAATGCCTTCTGATaggggtgtgatttgattgtgGTGGAATTCGCCTTCCAACTCGTGTCTTAAGAGTTTGATACTCCTCTTCGGACTATGCCTCAGTTCGCTGCTAAGAAAAAGTTCCACGTTGTGCTGCATCCTTCTTGATGTCGTCTGCACCTGTGGTTTAATTGAGAATTCATCCTTTTGGATGCTCTCGACAAAGACtgagataaaattaattagtataaaatataattcaaatgaAAAGGTGGTGTCATTACTGTGTATGAATGTCAACCTCCTCCAGTTTTGACGTAGAGCAAACAAAACGTATTTCCTAAGTTgatgtgatttataatatattcCTCGAGTGTAGATAGTTTCAATTTTGATGTCATATGCGATGAGATGATAGGATGTGATATGATGTTGAAATTGACACGATATGAAGATGGCCTTTCGGCAATGGCACGctaatgatggccctcttggcaatgataaatgatggccctcttggcaatgatatgataaatgatggccctcttggcaatgatgaatgatgaatgatgaatgatggccctcttggcaatgatgaatgatggccctcttggcaatgataaatgatgaatgatgaatgatgtccctcttggcaatgatattaccaccttcggtaatataatatgaaaataatatcatcgtatacggcattacatcatcgtatacggtattataacatcgtatacggcatcgtatatggcattatatcatcatatacggtattaTAACAtaaatgaccctcttgacaaatggtattaccacctccggtaatataatacgaataataaaatatgaatgaccctcttgacaaatgatattaccacctccggtaatataatacgaataataaaatatgaatggccctcttggcaatgatattaccacctccgataatataatatgaataataaaatatgaatgaccctcttgacaatgatattaccacctccgataatataatacaaataataaaaatgaatggccctctcggcaaatgatattaccacctccggtaatataatacgaataataaaatatgaatgaccctcttgacaaatgatattaccacctccggtaatataatacgaataataaaatatgaatggccctcttggcaaatgatattaccatcTCCGGTAATATgatacgaataataaaatatgaatgaccctcttgggaatgatattaccacctccgataatataatataaataaaataatatcatcatatatgggATTAGATCATCGTATAtgacatcatatcattgtatattgCATTATATCATTGTATGCGGCATTATACGTGCCCATTAGACGTCTTTGAGGATGGAGAATATAATTTGACGTCATTATGGACGCTTGCATTGAAAGTAGCTCCTTTGCGTTTTCCTGCACTCAAAAGAAAACAAGTAATAGACACATTGTCGTTTTAACTAACGACTGAGCAAAAATCTTTagggaaaattcttgaaaatatgtaCAAAGTGCCTGATCACTTTGACATTAGTGTGTGAATATCATGCTCATTTCCGAACACTCTATATTTATTGTGGCTCATGGCTTTCTAGAGATTTGAACGAGGCATTGTTCATTTTTTGAACGTCTCTTTTTCGTCTGATGAATCCTGGTGACAAAATTATCACTTTGAAAACTCTTTGTTCTATTAACTTCTTTGTACTTGCTGAAAAGAGGGATATGGTGATCTTTTATAATCTGCATCCACAGAAAAATTAttagttttgaatgaattgatctgtgttgaaTTCTCCATTTATTTTCTCCTTGTCTTGCTATCTTTGATCGCTTGCTCTTATTCCCCACTTCTCGGTAGATATAAGACTAAAATATATTCATGCAAAATATTTGATGTATTAAAAGCTTTaagaaagatgagttttttGAAAAGCAATTTGGAAAGGGTCACTGCCAGATGTCATGTCATGCATAACTTAAATGAACGTCCTTGATTCGAAGCTTTGAGCAGGCTTGATAtcttgttcaattttttttaaggatTCTTAGGAAATTCTGACATAGTTAGAAagttttgactctgaactctgaTGATGCTAGAGATTATTGAGGTTGACATTGACCTTTCAACAATGTCGGGGATCATTTGAGGCCAACGTTAAACTTTGAAGTTGAGTAAAACCTTTTGATGATATTAGATAAAAATTTTGAGGTTATCTTCAAAAATATCTATCCCAGTTAGATGTCTCGgtaaatattaaattaacaaTAAGAAAACtgtagaatttttgagatcctatcaaaaattctgtcccagttactTTTTGATGCACTTCAGTCTTGTTTCCTTTTGTAAAAAAATCttccttgaaatttttgaatCCCTCTCAAAAATTTTGTCCCAGCTTCTATTATAAATAGAGAACTTACGGGAGATATGACCGAACCATTATGGCGCCTACGTATCCCATTGAggcaggaatcaggtcaaacaTAGTTCCCCGGGggagataaataaaaaataggagattttgaaataaaaagtaataaataaaaatgaccgAGGCCGACATAggccgcctacgtatctcattcttgagaattcaggtcagacgtagtttaaaaaaaagaattttgaaaatagACAAACATGGAAGCGATTACAAGTAAATGATGCAATTACAAGGGAAGAtactaaaagaaattaaaacaaattt
This Solanum dulcamara chromosome 8, daSolDulc1.2, whole genome shotgun sequence DNA region includes the following protein-coding sequences:
- the LOC129899931 gene encoding uncharacterized protein LOC129899931, yielding MSFPMGWFDAFEVRPWGTDLLRESMDKVCMIQERIRTTWSRYKSYANRRVWPLEFMVKDRYIPDESNVLLWYSDQFDESLAFEDEPVTILDSQVINLRSKEIPSMKV